The following are encoded in a window of bacterium genomic DNA:
- a CDS encoding DUF3999 family protein has product MRRLFLFLLIVSGTTAYGQFSSYRMAADLDSVRQNGWHHLHILPSWLAQMRGDKADVRLFSFRKNDTLETPYLVHKSEDRMRTKEIPVHTINRGISGRTLFLTLSQPSKKIINTLTFSPEAINFNCGVIIEGSDDQKNWIRLATDEPQRIFGIQNSDISYRYTTLRFTETNFRYLRLQLSDASQLGTVHVEATENTVDWAELDTLRITSTTTTESHTAHTTEMIMEFENPSSVDRLQLRFSNTGDFYRSVDVLARGDSIGGRNRNNAWWYPVSSGVVSSLEPAILRNLSVRASAIKLIIHNHNDQPLKITNAIALAERTYLAAKLEKNTRYVLTFGKKNDQAPRYDVVYFQETIPSVLPIISAGVSYSLQSANNVTTFGQNWWIWLLLIVAAVILGWMAMGLIKEK; this is encoded by the coding sequence ATGCGTAGATTGTTCCTTTTTTTATTAATCGTGTCCGGCACTACAGCGTACGGACAATTTTCCTCCTACCGCATGGCCGCTGATTTGGACTCCGTTCGGCAAAACGGCTGGCATCATTTGCACATTTTACCTTCGTGGCTAGCACAGATGCGCGGGGACAAAGCCGACGTAAGGCTGTTTTCTTTTCGCAAAAATGATACGCTGGAGACACCGTACTTGGTGCACAAAAGTGAAGATCGTATGCGTACCAAAGAAATTCCGGTTCACACTATCAATCGCGGCATTTCGGGCCGTACACTTTTTCTCACGCTGTCACAACCTTCAAAAAAGATCATCAATACTCTGACGTTTTCACCGGAAGCAATTAATTTTAACTGTGGCGTTATCATCGAAGGCAGCGATGATCAAAAAAACTGGATACGTCTCGCGACGGATGAACCGCAACGTATTTTCGGAATTCAAAATTCAGATATTTCATATCGCTATACCACACTTCGTTTTACAGAAACCAATTTTCGGTATTTACGATTACAACTGAGTGACGCGAGCCAACTCGGTACGGTCCATGTTGAAGCTACCGAGAATACCGTGGATTGGGCCGAATTGGACACCTTACGTATAACCTCGACAACGACAACAGAAAGCCATACCGCCCATACGACGGAAATGATTATGGAATTTGAAAATCCATCGTCGGTAGATCGCTTACAATTACGTTTTTCCAACACGGGAGACTTTTATCGGTCGGTGGATGTACTGGCGCGCGGCGACAGTATCGGCGGTCGTAACAGAAACAACGCCTGGTGGTACCCTGTTTCATCCGGTGTAGTCAGTTCTTTGGAACCGGCCATCCTGCGCAACTTGTCAGTACGCGCTTCCGCGATAAAGCTTATCATCCACAATCACAACGATCAACCTTTGAAAATTACGAACGCGATTGCATTAGCCGAACGAACCTACTTAGCCGCTAAGTTGGAGAAAAACACACGCTACGTTTTGACCTTTGGAAAAAAGAATGATCAAGCCCCGCGTTATGATGTCGTTTATTTTCAGGAAACGATACCTTCGGTTTTACCGATAATTTCTGCCGGTGTAAGTTATAGCCTGCAAAGTGCGAACAACGTAACAACGTTTGGTCAAAACTGGTGGATATGGCTATTACTTATCGTAGCCGCGGTAATACTCGGATGGATGGCGATGGGTTTGATCAAGGAGAAATAA
- a CDS encoding carbohydrate-binding domain-containing protein — MVRMQRLLVIIFFALTVTALQNCDEHRSRNSSEDDFFGHTLDTTFAHAVTIAYSDSSISVSNPFDTLGVTISIDGGDVVVNSTITGTEIQYVLSGKISDGIFKIYSAYKFGLVFNGVSITNDNGPAVNVQSSKKVSVNIVYGTNNRLIDGASYVTTTEDQKAALFSEGQLSFSGTGLLKVKGNYKHGIASDDYIYIKESSIDIVAVASDGVHANDYFAMESGYLNIVASGDGIECEEGFIAILGGRITVNSIDEGITASYEEGDISVTPYIQITGGTIHVTTSGTKAHAIKSESHTTINSNETITLTVLGPGAKGIKTGGNLTLINNSITITTGGNAYYDGSASDIVSSSGIDCDGHFLMEQGTVTVTSSGTAGKGINIDSTMVMNNGTISVTTTGAGYIYGSLTSEAKAIKCDGAITINDGTIMVSSADDGIKSETALTINGGTVTVTKSYEGLEAPFVTMNNGNASVTASDDAVNTTYGNGGEAVDGSLLTFAGGTIALNSSDGDAIDANGNIEMTGGVVIAQGPKVYPEVAIDCNGNFNISGGLLIASGPNAGPMIEATSTTSTQYTALIKINSNVSPGRLFNIQDSEGNSLVTYAPIRVAYYFVFSSPLLQNGATYKVFTGGNCTGATVTNGLYSGGTYSGGTQKGSFTISSKVTTATL; from the coding sequence GTGGTACGCATGCAGAGGCTTTTGGTAATCATTTTTTTTGCTCTGACAGTAACGGCATTACAAAATTGTGATGAGCATCGTAGTCGTAACAGCAGCGAAGATGACTTTTTTGGTCATACATTGGATACCACTTTTGCTCATGCTGTTACGATAGCGTATTCCGACTCTTCGATTTCGGTTAGTAATCCGTTTGATACGTTAGGTGTCACAATTTCTATAGACGGCGGTGACGTGGTAGTGAATTCCACGATTACGGGAACGGAAATCCAGTATGTCTTATCCGGAAAAATTTCCGACGGAATATTCAAAATATACAGCGCTTACAAATTTGGTTTGGTTTTCAACGGGGTAAGTATCACTAATGATAATGGGCCGGCTGTAAATGTGCAATCGAGTAAAAAAGTTTCGGTCAACATCGTCTATGGTACCAATAACCGATTGATAGACGGTGCGTCCTATGTTACCACGACCGAGGATCAGAAAGCGGCGCTGTTCAGCGAAGGGCAGCTTAGTTTCAGCGGTACCGGTTTACTAAAAGTGAAAGGGAATTACAAACACGGCATTGCCAGTGATGATTATATTTATATCAAAGAGAGCAGTATAGATATTGTAGCCGTGGCTTCCGATGGTGTGCACGCCAATGATTATTTCGCTATGGAGAGCGGTTACCTCAATATTGTTGCCTCCGGCGACGGCATCGAATGCGAAGAAGGATTTATCGCTATCCTTGGCGGACGCATCACGGTCAACTCCATAGACGAAGGCATCACCGCGTCGTATGAAGAGGGAGATATATCCGTCACACCGTACATACAAATCACCGGCGGTACGATCCATGTCACTACATCCGGCACTAAAGCACATGCGATAAAAAGCGAAAGTCACACTACTATCAATAGTAACGAAACCATTACACTCACGGTTTTAGGTCCGGGTGCTAAAGGTATCAAGACCGGCGGTAATCTTACATTGATCAACAATAGTATCACGATCACGACCGGTGGTAATGCTTATTATGATGGATCGGCTTCGGATATTGTTTCCTCATCGGGGATTGATTGCGACGGCCATTTTCTGATGGAACAGGGGACGGTTACCGTTACCAGTTCCGGTACGGCGGGTAAAGGTATAAATATAGACAGCACGATGGTGATGAATAACGGGACGATCAGCGTTACCACTACCGGTGCCGGCTATATCTATGGATCGTTGACGAGCGAAGCCAAAGCGATAAAATGCGATGGCGCAATAACCATCAATGACGGTACTATCATGGTTTCATCCGCCGATGACGGGATAAAATCCGAAACCGCGTTGACCATCAATGGCGGAACAGTTACGGTGACAAAATCCTATGAAGGTTTAGAAGCGCCTTTTGTGACGATGAATAACGGGAATGCATCGGTTACAGCTTCGGATGATGCAGTCAATACGACCTATGGAAACGGCGGCGAAGCGGTTGACGGTAGTTTGTTAACTTTTGCCGGAGGCACGATAGCGTTGAATTCATCGGACGGTGATGCGATCGATGCCAATGGAAACATAGAAATGACCGGCGGTGTGGTGATCGCGCAAGGGCCAAAGGTATATCCGGAAGTGGCTATTGATTGTAACGGAAATTTTAACATTTCCGGAGGTTTGCTCATTGCATCGGGACCTAATGCCGGACCAATGATCGAAGCGACGAGTACGACATCTACACAATACACGGCTTTGATAAAAATAAACAGCAATGTATCGCCGGGCCGTTTATTCAATATACAGGATTCCGAAGGAAATAGTTTGGTCACCTACGCACCCATAAGGGTTGCTTATTACTTCGTATTTTCATCACCGCTTCTTCAAAATGGAGCGACCTACAAAGTGTTTACCGGCGGTAATTGTACCGGAGCAACCGTGACAAATGGATTGTATTCCGGCGGCACTTATTCCGGTGGAACGCAAAAAGGCAGCTTTACAATCTCATCTAAAGTAACTACAGCAACATTATAA
- a CDS encoding DUF2339 domain-containing protein, giving the protein MADPKSLEALEQRLNHITHTLIAAQQEIGRLRSEIQTLRADGHPASSPLTVEEKSHTVSPTPVTTAYTIAKPAVSEIPKPKIRAEEPKKNIEAFIGGKLLTIIGIVVLVIGLGILVIAAIEADMIGPIGRVMIGILSGLGLLVVAKKLKRTYELFSAALLSGGMATLYFSVFAAFSFYALIPQWAAFVMMLMLTIFTVLAATRYDRQIIGVMGLVGAYGVPFLISTQSGQILILLSYITLVNAGILILGFRKNWRIMNHTAFVLTWAIFTAWLVDRYDEKTQLPIALGFSTLFYIKFYLLFIAYKIRSKEPFAAYDIIRLLGNSFVYYGVGYGILDSVSHGAYQGLFTMGIATTHIAFGYYLRKTQNGERALVLAVAGMTLIFTAIAIVVQLEGHWVTMLWLAVASVVFWMGRSQNEVWYVRMAVLLYGIGFISFIHDQQHVVLVNADLVVVWKPVFNLNFLSALWAIGAFAFSQYIIFHPSYVTKNAAPSQIDRIGLMIISGLTALTVFFAFAYEIHFYFQSLYRQTYTDWHDIARADISFLYYNTAWISLYAGLFLYAFTVLSRRFYKDWKGFIVASVLAGFYLILVLTQTVDAMGALRSFYIAPPGEYPFVVGFSSMLIRFGVWSAVGLLLYGISSYAKAAEPKFSEPLHVIINICVIIILSVELKNAWLVTHADDISLLETQVYRIGFTILFGIYSLTLIAIGIWKRHRMMRYFAIALFALTLVKIYTYDMQNLSSFNRILLFIPLGLILLLVSFLYQKFKHIITGDEKTNA; this is encoded by the coding sequence ATGGCTGATCCCAAATCTCTTGAAGCGTTAGAACAACGGCTCAATCATATCACGCATACACTTATCGCAGCCCAACAAGAAATCGGAAGACTGCGCAGTGAAATACAAACACTACGTGCAGACGGTCATCCCGCGTCCTCACCGCTTACGGTTGAAGAAAAATCACATACCGTTTCACCAACTCCGGTTACAACGGCTTACACTATCGCCAAACCGGCCGTCTCGGAAATACCCAAACCCAAAATCCGCGCCGAAGAACCTAAAAAGAATATCGAAGCTTTTATCGGCGGCAAACTTCTGACGATCATCGGTATTGTCGTATTGGTTATCGGATTGGGCATATTGGTGATCGCCGCCATAGAAGCTGACATGATCGGACCCATTGGGCGTGTCATGATCGGGATTTTGTCCGGACTCGGTTTATTGGTCGTCGCAAAAAAACTCAAACGCACGTACGAATTGTTTTCTGCGGCTTTGTTGAGCGGCGGCATGGCAACGCTTTATTTTAGCGTGTTTGCAGCCTTTTCTTTTTACGCTCTGATTCCTCAATGGGCGGCTTTCGTGATGATGCTTATGCTCACGATCTTTACCGTACTGGCGGCTACACGCTATGATCGCCAGATCATCGGCGTGATGGGCCTTGTCGGCGCCTACGGCGTGCCTTTTTTGATAAGCACCCAAAGCGGACAAATTTTAATTCTGCTTTCATACATCACTTTGGTCAATGCCGGTATTTTGATACTTGGTTTTCGTAAAAACTGGCGCATCATGAATCATACGGCATTTGTTTTGACATGGGCTATTTTTACGGCGTGGTTGGTTGATCGTTATGACGAAAAAACACAACTCCCTATCGCGTTGGGATTCAGCACATTATTTTATATCAAATTTTATTTACTCTTTATTGCATACAAAATCCGCTCCAAAGAACCTTTCGCGGCATACGATATCATCCGTCTGCTGGGAAATAGTTTTGTTTATTATGGCGTCGGATACGGTATTTTGGATTCGGTATCACACGGTGCATATCAGGGATTATTTACGATGGGCATCGCGACGACACATATCGCATTTGGTTATTATTTACGAAAAACCCAAAACGGAGAGCGCGCTTTGGTGCTCGCCGTAGCAGGTATGACGCTTATTTTTACGGCTATAGCTATTGTCGTTCAGTTAGAAGGACATTGGGTAACCATGCTCTGGCTCGCCGTCGCATCGGTTGTTTTTTGGATGGGTCGTTCACAAAACGAGGTCTGGTATGTACGCATGGCCGTCCTATTATACGGCATCGGATTCATTAGTTTTATTCATGATCAGCAGCATGTGGTTTTGGTTAATGCCGATCTTGTCGTCGTATGGAAACCCGTTTTCAATCTCAATTTCCTGAGTGCACTGTGGGCCATCGGTGCGTTTGCTTTTTCCCAATACATTATTTTTCATCCGTCATACGTCACCAAGAATGCAGCCCCATCCCAAATAGATCGTATCGGTTTGATGATAATTTCTGGTTTAACAGCGCTGACCGTGTTTTTTGCTTTTGCGTATGAAATTCATTTTTATTTCCAATCGCTATACCGACAAACATACACCGATTGGCATGATATCGCCCGTGCCGACATTTCGTTCTTATATTACAATACGGCATGGATTAGTTTATACGCCGGATTGTTTTTATATGCCTTCACGGTTTTGAGCCGTCGTTTTTATAAGGACTGGAAAGGCTTTATCGTGGCGTCCGTTTTAGCGGGCTTTTATCTTATCCTTGTGTTGACACAGACGGTAGACGCCATGGGCGCACTGAGAAGCTTTTATATTGCTCCGCCCGGTGAATATCCTTTTGTCGTCGGCTTCTCTTCGATGCTTATCCGGTTTGGCGTCTGGTCTGCCGTAGGATTACTTTTATACGGAATATCATCCTATGCCAAAGCGGCAGAACCCAAGTTTAGCGAACCCTTGCACGTCATCATCAACATCTGCGTGATTATCATCTTGTCCGTCGAATTAAAAAATGCCTGGCTCGTAACCCATGCGGATGATATTTCACTACTTGAAACACAAGTATATCGCATCGGATTTACCATATTATTCGGCATCTACTCTCTGACGTTGATCGCTATCGGTATATGGAAACGCCACCGTATGATGCGTTATTTCGCGATCGCTTTATTTGCACTCACGCTCGTCAAAATTTATACTTACGACATGCAAAACCTTAGTTCGTTTAACCGAATTCTTCTTTTTATTCCTCTGGGGCTTATCTTGTTATTGGTTTCCTTCTTATATCAAAAATTCAAACACATTATCACGGGCGATGAAAAAACAAATGCGTAG
- a CDS encoding TonB-dependent receptor, producing the protein MKPMLMIIKYCTGLVVLVTLSVQAQEHATMVHGRIVDEETREAVRYAHIRMDSTEEGTIADSAGYFHLPRHHGKYKLRISCVGYQTAWVSVDHFSEKRIMPVFLRSNAIRFEEEVIVSAPWIEQQQESYYLEKKLNTTDDILEKTDGLSLIRRGNFGLEPAIRGLSGGQIQVLVDDMKIFGACIDKMDPVTSYVEIDNLEKIEVAKGGFDMSAGQTIGGSLNLRTGKPDFSVPFAIGVQTGYENVSHLRFVRSTTNWSGGAWAARAGVSLRKSDDFRAGDGRLMHNSGYNKSNVKTDIAHQNGNHTWTASYIRDVATDAGYPVLLMDTRRAVANIFGLEHQWRQPWHHASFLNTKVYFNMVDHDMDDYDRDVTARDFMPNMYMPMYGNTRTIGFSSNLYTGDNIQGIKWVVDFYRMTAFADMDMQSLDPEVSPMYLVNIGSTHVYNYAAAAEYRRLLTEKIVFKSSFRLDYSVRSLHDDIGRRELEGYWNRTHLNTSYITFSASAAAEWQMMADQKLRLALARTARTPTHIENYGFYFYNVSDGFIYTGNPNLKPEISYQSELSYEYKTDKHISKAQIFYTRIDRYIAGITTDTLFKQIENVHHADLAGIEASHFRSITNTIAWQITASYRYSRVSAWDEPMPGMAPLEVLNSVRWVPGSYWFELSNKTAASQNRFAKQQAVEHRTHGFTLFTIRGGIKVNKHAELQWGVENVLDTDYREHANIQKMPGRGRNAYLTLQWNHWAK; encoded by the coding sequence CCGGTTACTTTCATCTTCCGCGTCATCACGGCAAATACAAACTGCGCATTTCGTGCGTCGGGTACCAAACCGCATGGGTGAGCGTGGACCATTTTAGCGAAAAAAGAATCATGCCTGTTTTTCTTCGCAGCAATGCGATTCGTTTTGAAGAAGAAGTCATTGTTTCAGCCCCGTGGATCGAGCAACAGCAGGAATCGTATTATCTTGAAAAGAAACTCAACACCACGGACGACATTCTTGAAAAAACAGACGGCCTTTCCCTGATTCGTCGCGGCAATTTCGGATTAGAACCGGCCATCCGGGGGCTAAGCGGCGGCCAAATTCAGGTGCTTGTGGATGATATGAAAATTTTTGGCGCGTGCATTGACAAAATGGATCCCGTCACGTCGTACGTCGAAATAGATAATCTCGAAAAAATCGAAGTTGCTAAAGGCGGTTTCGATATGAGCGCCGGGCAGACGATCGGTGGATCACTCAATCTCAGAACGGGCAAACCCGATTTTTCCGTACCCTTTGCCATCGGCGTACAAACCGGATATGAAAACGTATCTCATTTGCGTTTTGTGCGCTCGACCACCAATTGGTCCGGCGGTGCATGGGCCGCACGCGCGGGCGTTTCGCTTCGCAAGTCCGATGATTTCCGTGCCGGTGACGGCCGTTTGATGCATAATTCAGGATATAATAAATCCAACGTTAAAACGGATATTGCGCACCAAAACGGTAATCATACCTGGACGGCATCGTATATTCGCGATGTTGCAACCGATGCCGGTTATCCCGTTTTGCTGATGGATACCCGCCGCGCAGTGGCCAATATTTTTGGTCTTGAACACCAGTGGAGACAACCTTGGCATCATGCATCGTTTTTGAATACCAAAGTGTATTTTAACATGGTGGATCATGATATGGATGACTACGACAGAGATGTCACGGCACGTGATTTTATGCCGAATATGTATATGCCGATGTACGGCAATACGCGTACGATCGGTTTTTCGAGCAATCTCTATACCGGCGACAATATTCAAGGCATCAAATGGGTTGTGGATTTTTATCGTATGACGGCGTTTGCCGATATGGATATGCAAAGTTTGGATCCCGAGGTTTCGCCGATGTACCTCGTCAATATCGGGTCAACGCATGTTTATAACTACGCCGCCGCCGCCGAATACCGTCGTTTGTTAACGGAAAAAATTGTTTTCAAATCATCATTCCGTTTGGATTATTCCGTTCGTTCCCTGCATGATGATATCGGTCGCCGGGAGTTGGAAGGATATTGGAACCGGACGCACCTCAATACATCATACATAACTTTTAGCGCCAGTGCGGCTGCGGAATGGCAAATGATGGCCGATCAAAAATTGCGATTAGCGCTCGCACGGACGGCGCGTACGCCGACGCATATCGAGAACTATGGTTTTTATTTTTATAATGTGTCCGATGGATTTATTTATACAGGCAATCCCAATCTCAAACCCGAGATCAGTTATCAATCGGAACTGTCGTACGAATACAAAACGGATAAGCATATTTCCAAAGCGCAGATTTTTTACACACGGATTGATCGCTATATCGCAGGTATTACCACCGATACGCTGTTCAAACAAATTGAAAACGTCCATCACGCGGATCTTGCCGGTATCGAAGCGTCGCATTTTCGAAGTATTACCAATACCATCGCATGGCAGATTACAGCCTCATACCGTTACAGCCGCGTAAGTGCATGGGATGAACCGATGCCCGGTATGGCGCCGCTTGAAGTTTTAAACAGTGTGCGTTGGGTGCCGGGTTCGTATTGGTTTGAATTGTCTAATAAAACGGCCGCTTCACAAAACCGTTTTGCCAAACAACAGGCGGTTGAACATCGCACGCACGGTTTTACCTTATTTACAATCCGAGGCGGTATAAAAGTGAATAAACACGCGGAATTGCAATGGGGTGTAGAAAATGTTTTGGATACCGATTACCGTGAACATGCCAACATTCAAAAAATGCCGGGACGCGGAAGAAATGCATATTTGACACTACAGTGGAATCATTGGGCTAAGTGA